CAATGAGAGTGAGGTTATGTCAACACGTTGCATTACAAAGCGCAACGCTCTACGTCACACGTTATTTAAACAGAAAGTGTTTTCTATCCGTTGCCAAACCTGCTGTGACACCCGGACGAGTTTTCCCCTTCTTCAGCGACCTTGAAATACTTTGGAATAAGGTAGGTCTTCTTGACCCGTGGGATTACTTTGACCTATATGTTAAATTTAAGTTGCCTGTATAGCGTGGGAAAATCGTTGCATTAACCCAGGACGTGTCTGTATTGAACTGCGGTCTAGTAAACTAAAGTGAATTAAAAAAAGTGAGCTATAAACCTGCATTGTCTAAAAGTACTTTTTATCACTTTTAATAtgtaagtacatttaaaagtgcatAGATAAGAGAAGTTATTTCTTATAGTATTCGCTATACTCTCTCTTAAGAAAGCAGCCTAAGAAagtagaaagtgaaagtaaatacGTATGATAAGACTGTACGGGGAATTCTTCTCTTGTATCTCCGGCCGGGCATAGCCTAGCCTTCTTCGTTTTCCCTTTCTATACTCTCGAATAAATCCAACTGATTCCACCATGGAGATGAAATATTCTCTTGAGCGACAACGTAGAAAGCTATTGCATGTGTGCAATGATGAAACAACCCCAAATGTGGACgtacatttttgttatattttttactctGCAGAGTCAATGCAATGCCTGCGAGTGGCTCAGCCGGTACAAGATGATAAGCTCGGAGTCTCTGACCCTGCTGTCGCAAATGGTGAGTAACTTACAACTGACagcactgatttttattttttatttttttgcagcaaTTTATTGTTCATGTCTTACCAAGACTGTCTAGATGTGATCATTTTATTGGTTAGGActattttaaatgatttgaaatAGGATACAGTGCAGGGTCTTTTTTCCTGTGGTATGCACTTGACAGTAAAACTGCAATGGAAGACATACAGtatgagatatactgtatgtgacatatcacaaattacattttttctctgtctgtcttatAGGGTGCAGAATATAGTGTAGAAAATGTGCAATTTCCCGGGCCCCTGTACACATTGATTGGCAAGGCTACGGTAAGAAGAATATACTGTAAAGTgtaaattttaatataatttctgttatccaaaaaataaaaatgttcagttaGACAACTGCTATTTTATTACATGTGAAAAACGAATAATCATGAGTTACTAATCCTTTATTTGTTTATAAAGCTTGACTATTTATTCATCATGTCAATGTTTATAATCTGTAAGGACCATTTATATCATGTTTAACACTATGTGCCCTGACAGGTGGAAGACCAGGTGAGGTTTCTTGCCTTGACCTTAGAACAAATCATCCAACTCATGGATGCCAGAGAGCACATGAATTCAGTGAAATGGAACCACAAGACCATTGATCATTTTCTAAGTGTCCTGCACAGGCAGTCATCTGAACTAAAAGAATGTGTAAGTCTTGAGTAAAAGTATTACTACATAAATACCTAAAATCACTGCAGCTGGTATTAAGGCATTATAGTGTCCTGCATGTGTGCTTAAAACAGCTAAACTTATGTGCATGTTACATTATGTTATTTTCACTGTTTTTGCTCATTGTTTGCATTTTGTTTAGGTGGCTCAATACCATAAGTCATCACACAAGAAGGCTTACGAGATAAGCATAAAAAGTCACTTCAGGGATTTAATGAAAATTCTAAAGAAAAAGGTAAGTTCTCATTTGATTgcttaatattacaataatatgtgaagtCATTGGCTGTAATTTGGTCCATCTGTCATATTGAAAAAATGTGATCACTTAAATCTATTCAATAAATGAATGACATGTATTACACAAACTACACAAAACATAttgacatatacagtactgtgcaaacgtttgtGGTACTTGTAAAAAtcattgcatagtgaggatttcttcagaaataatgccataaatagttttcattcatcAATTAGCATCATATTaagtccagtaaaaaaaaaaaaaaaaagaagctatttctatatctggtgtgaccacctttgccttcaaaacagcaccaattttccTAGGTACATCTGTGTACACCTGTACGTCTGTTTATCTAGGTTAGACaggattttccaagcttcttggagaatttgccacagttcttctatctatttaggctgtctcagttgcttctgtttcttcatgtaatcccagactccATTATCAGTAAGGGCTGTGTGGGGGCCATGCTATTTGTTGCAGGGCtccatgttcttctattctattttatttggaaaaaagGAACGTTTGGAagtctaaaatgtatactttatatTGACACaccaaagctgaagatataaataaccatcttaagacaaatcttGAAACTTCTTATgttcctaagacttttgcacaatactgtatatacagtataattaatgtaaagccagaggaggactgGCTCCACCAGCTGAGTCTGGTTCCTCTCTCAAGGCTTTTtgttttctctctatctctctctaaaCACCTTTAGATTTTCCTTGACACAGTCATCTTTACTTGCCCTTTTGTATGACCCTAATGGTTTACCCCAGTCATTCCTGACATTGCCAAGCCCATTGCCAAAACTTTTCAcatattttcatgatttttcaCCATAGGCTTTTGACCTCTCTCGATAAAAACCATAAGAGGATAATTGTATTTGCTCTTCTGTTATGTGAATgctactttgtaaaaaataaaaatgatggaaaatttCTTCGcataaaaaggaaagtcattttgtACTCATCTAGAGTTGTTTCTCTTGTGTTTTTAAGGAATACAGTGCTCAGGGATGGGAACAGATCCGGGGAGCTGTGAGAAGACACCTTAATAGGATGGACATCATTGTAAGCAAGATATTAAAAGACGGAACTGGCGACAGCAGGAAAGAACTGCTTGACTTTGTGACATATTCCATAAACTGAAGAATTCTggacaaacaaaaaactaataataataataattattaatagatGTTGTTTATCTAATTATCTCGCTTTTGTATTTAATTTCAATGAACGTAGCACTAATTTGTGCAGGATCGTAACAGTTTACCTTACGTGTTCTTTatgaaaacttgaaaaaaatcaaatgaaacaaGCTGGTTATGTTTCTCACACATATCTGACCAATTAACAAACTGAAACctatttattttgtcttttgatgaGGGTTGTTCTTTGTGCAACACTCAGATGAAGTTATTAACTTGTTCACTTCTTCTTGAAGAAAAAGCACAGCACTTTGGATAAAGTATTCATTACATTTCATTTAGTCAGCAACTCAGCTATACACATGATTATCAGGTATATTTGAGATATTTTATTTAGGTCcacatatttataaattttttattgttctgtgttatttaaatgtgttcatttatttatttatttgctgtaaaagttttaaaatgaaaaaatgttttatactatttataagatgaagaaataaatattatttattgaaactACTTATTCTTGTTGAGTCACGCCTTTCTCAGTGATTTGTCAGCTAAAAGGTGTTGCTTCCATATAGTTTACTATACCAGTCCATCGTCTACAAACTCAGACGCTTAATGCCTGAGTATTTTAATATCACACTTTGTAGTTTCCTTTTTACCGTTTGGATGAAAAAGGACGCAGTCCATCTCTACATTGGTCAGGGGCTCATAAATGGGGTATGCGACATATGCAACTCATAGGGAGCCACAATCATACTTTTTAAATATCCTATAATTCCTTACAAATAACCAAAAgcacaattttaaacaataatgaaagcatgcattttatttgaatacagtttttatttgatttaattttatttaacttatatatatatattaggctatTAATTCAagaacgcaaaaaaaaaaataaataatatatatatatatatatatatatatatatatatatatatatatatatatatatatatatatatatatattatgattattattattttattctataatttatttattatggctaaaaataaacagaaaatcaaacGTAAAAATCCAATTATCTaatatttagagcaggctatAGTCAACGGCGCTCTACacgaatggcagagcaaagcgtggacacactgtgtcatcaaaggatgtgagACTGGTCAATTTAAGTCAATTTAGGTCAATTGAGAAACCAgcctcaggcaagtcagatggcTCAAGTCACGcgtcatctgataatagcaataacagaacaATATAACGTTATTTGTGTAGCTACACTTGAGGGAATGGGAGCGGTCGGTAAGAAAACCACTGCAGTATGAAAGTCGCCGTATTTTTGGGAATGGGCTTTCAATCGCTTTACATTTAGAGACAAAAGCTTGTTATAGTTGTTAACTTGCCCTCCGCCATGTCCAACGTATACTTGGGCTCCTCTTACTAACCATAACTAATGTTGCTGCGCTTTCCTACCTTCGCCTGTTGTTGTCTCGCTGTCAAACACGACGTGACAAACCATTAGAtgtggggtgagtaaattacccCAGGAATTATTAAACAACACCTGGATCAGTTATTGACTAAATCCAAAAAATTGGCCAAAGAAATGTGTGCTGGAGAGACTTGCTTCAGAAGCAATCATGTTGAACAATTAAACCTCTTCATtagttattataaaatatataatatatatatatatatatatatatatatatatatattataaattataactaTAGTTGCTTTCTTCTTCT
This portion of the Myxocyprinus asiaticus isolate MX2 ecotype Aquarium Trade chromosome 14, UBuf_Myxa_2, whole genome shotgun sequence genome encodes:
- the ifnphi1 gene encoding interferon phi 1 isoform X1, translated to MRVRLCQHVALQSATLYVTRYLNRKCFLSVAKPAVTPGRVFPFFSDLEILWNKSQCNACEWLSRYKMISSESLTLLSQMGAEYSVENVQFPGPLYTLIGKATVEDQVRFLALTLEQIIQLMDAREHMNSVKWNHKTIDHFLSVLHRQSSELKECVAQYHKSSHKKAYEISIKSHFRDLMKILKKKEYSAQGWEQIRGAVRRHLNRMDIIVSKILKDGTGDSRKELLDFVTYSIN
- the ifnphi1 gene encoding interferon phi 1 isoform X3, which codes for MCAMMKQPQMWTYIFVIFFTLQSQCNACEWLSRYKMISSESLTLLSQMGAEYSVENVQFPGPLYTLIGKATVEDQVRFLALTLEQIIQLMDAREHMNSVKWNHKTIDHFLSVLHRQSSELKECVAQYHKSSHKKAYEISIKSHFRDLMKILKKKEYSAQGWEQIRGAVRRHLNRMDIIVSKILKDGTGDSRKELLDFVTYSIN
- the ifnphi1 gene encoding interferon phi 1 isoform X5; the encoded protein is MISSESLTLLSQMGAEYSVENVQFPGPLYTLIGKATVEDQVRFLALTLEQIIQLMDAREHMNSVKWNHKTIDHFLSVLHRQSSELKECVAQYHKSSHKKAYEISIKSHFRDLMKILKKKEYSAQGWEQIRGAVRRHLNRMDIIVSKILKDGTGDSRKELLDFVTYSIN